From the genome of Aliarcobacter lanthieri:
TAATAATCATTTTTTATATCTTCAAAAAACTCTTTACTGTCAAAATTTAGACATTTTATTTCAAGATTATTAGATTTTGGATGAAGTTCACACATCGAAATAGAACTATCTATAGCTTTATAAAAATCAAATTCCCAATTTATATTTGAAAAAATTTGTCCAGAACCACAACCAAGTTCTAAAATTCTTTTAGGTTTAGTTTTTAATTCTCTTATTAATGATTTTGCACAAATTTGTTGAATTATATTATACGATTGATATTCTCTAGCATATTTTGAAAACTGATTTTTAAGTTCCATTTATCTCTTTGTAATTATTATATTTATATTTTTTTAACATTATTTTAACAAGTTTTAGATAAAATAGACACCATTTTTAAAAAAGGAACTAGATAATGACATCTACACTTTTAATCGTTCAATTTGTTTTAGCTGTACTAATTGTAATAGTTGTATTACTTCAAAAAAGCTCAAGTATTGGTTTAGGAGCTTATAGTGGAAGTAATGAATCTCTATTTGGAGCTAAAGGTCCTGCAAACTTTTTAACAAAAGCAACAATGTTTTTAGGGCTACTGTTTGTGTTAAACACACTGTTTTTAGGATATACATATAATCAAGAGAGAAATAAAAGTGCTATTGATAAAATCAAACCTGAACTTTTAATTCCAGCAAGTCCAACTACGGAAAACCAAGCTCCTATTGCACCTGAAACAAATATACCAAATAAAGCAGAATAAAAAGGAAAATATATGTTAGAGGAAATTTATTCACAAACTAAAGAACAAATGGATAAGTCTATTGAATCTTTAAAAAGAGATTACAAAACTTTACGAACAGGTAAAGTAAATGTAAATATTTTAGATAATATAAAAGTTGATTACTATGGAACACCAACAGATTTAAGTCAAGTGGGTTCTGTTTTAGCAACTGATGCAACTACAATAACTATAAGTCCTTGGGAAAAAAATCTTTTGGGAACTATAGAAAAAGCTATCCAAACTGCAAATATTGGAGTAAATCCAAATAATAATGGAGAAGTAATCAAATTATTTTTCCCACCAATGACTGTTGAACAAAGACAAGAAACAGCAAAACAAGCAAAAACTATGACTGATAATGCAAAAGTTGCTATTAGAAATATTAGACAAAATGCAAATACAAAAATTAAAAATCTTTTAAAAGATAAAGAAATTACAGAAGATGATAGTAAAAAAGCACAGGATGAAGTTCAAAAAATAACTGATAGTTATGTAGCAAAAGCTGATGAAACTTTAAAAACTAAAGAGAAAGAGATTTTAACGGTATAAGTTATGAATATAGAACAAATATATAAAGATGCAAACGCTCTATTAGAAGGGCATTTTAAACTAAGTAGTGGAAATCATTCATCATTTTATCTACAAAGTGCAAAAGTTTTAGAAGATCCAAAAACTGCAAAAGTTTTAGCTGAAGCTTTAGCAGTTGAAATAAAAAAATCTGGT
Proteins encoded in this window:
- the secG gene encoding preprotein translocase subunit SecG → MTSTLLIVQFVLAVLIVIVVLLQKSSSIGLGAYSGSNESLFGAKGPANFLTKATMFLGLLFVLNTLFLGYTYNQERNKSAIDKIKPELLIPASPTTENQAPIAPETNIPNKAE
- the frr gene encoding ribosome recycling factor, coding for MLEEIYSQTKEQMDKSIESLKRDYKTLRTGKVNVNILDNIKVDYYGTPTDLSQVGSVLATDATTITISPWEKNLLGTIEKAIQTANIGVNPNNNGEVIKLFFPPMTVEQRQETAKQAKTMTDNAKVAIRNIRQNANTKIKNLLKDKEITEDDSKKAQDEVQKITDSYVAKADETLKTKEKEILTV